Proteins from a genomic interval of Crassostrea angulata isolate pt1a10 chromosome 7, ASM2561291v2, whole genome shotgun sequence:
- the LOC128156069 gene encoding uncharacterized protein LOC128156069 isoform X2 — protein sequence MEKKQRGTVKKSAAGHGKVVDKGKVGKAKTIAVKPKIKALPGKRPTTKAPKKTKPAPHVEPGYSLYSSLSEDSTQETCVRLLNQLTEKRKTEAVDHHTQFNTRLSSSTPDPDRLFVDIDQQMIPERDTSSPLWKTVLASQNVAANKDLCPTSCSGFISHQWSSESTSHPFKFPSAHAVPLKAPAAISNDMSQMPFTPCNPQVPATQTSSQGFVPIGLCNDSDAESLQQFPIKEHAPSLQKFVSHNAEALSDNQTTPDTSRSGYVNLPRPAGGVGIPPQQSGIPQYTQQNGLFQLRSQVPQQPQDGPYASKVQAFDSFDAPKVPQGWKFFEQYASGQMSYPSPVPENQQEYQYEGSYLLPQTVVPEKDTPPFTIPQLNLSDDHQMERGPNLHDTLSTITGSVNQSMDTPRTLFSSGSPKSSRQVTPKNSSGSSSSKSVHFHIQDNPVKDLSKSSSKTSHETQTDDGCLYQQADTGHQINELMSTGVPANSHSSVHSSVQTEGQKSEKSAISHDDSSQLVTSSVKSDVPNPWSGVQAKAGMKKLRYCLRELKECGKINKDKEIKRLVKDVEDTLETIPQLKSTFSLQAEIDLAIQPLRSENAQLRRRLRLMNKQAKGTPTQPTEAKKDLSKPDDSVSQKKITALQRELIAEKEFKVKLATEMKDMHTQLQKMKVERSRLIASVSEKETEELKIRQECIQDAHQFRNDLDSLQRQIKGARIQYEALERENHILQVTLHQRDEEIKQQKDVVESLREAVGQVLQELEASRTGGDTSFISNNSFSLQRLLHILGGKQITGMERSVLSDPGVHSLSNVYKPQTRASALTAESLATHNRLQHPTKSGSRKFGEDRDPVDNLDEGAPVDHKSSMSDTEVEYQTFDSRKNTRQNLPSQRHRSLSGDGKHFENNGQQLIKHTTHYGRDGSYLTGMLKKHDRSDNVFMAKNQRLRFEEEDTFPKSGYENSSRRYGHHEETRSDLDTQSKFSAAESRYSVTDYFKKYNSPNPTFKTHSRTMDPSRTQESFEVSDVSKPNVTPRSKPHRRSLSQPETSVFSNSELPHFSSPQKPSSHQSSLTQHSITQKSLLSPQDRLYRGTALDNSISAIDDDNISSVSGRSPSSSSVDEKTFKKGIATLDANILKLQLALQKTKSMLS from the exons ATGGAAAAGAAACAGAGAGGAACTGTCAAAAAATCAGCAGCAGGTCATGGTAAAGTTGTGGATAAGGGAAAG GTTGGAAAGGCCAAAACAATTGCTGTTAAACCAAAAATCAAAGCACTGCCAGGaaaaag ACCCACCACCAAGGCACCAAAGAAGACTAAGCCTGCTCCACATGTTGAGCCAGGTTATAGTCTGTACTCCAGCTTATCTGAGGATTCAACTCAAGAAACCTGTGTCAGGCTGCTGAACCAGCTCACGGAGAAAAGGAAAACAG AGGCTGTAGATCATCATACACAGTTTAACACAAGATTATCGTCCTCTACGCCTGACCCTGACCGATTGTTTGTTGACATTGACCAGCAGATGATTCCAGAGAGGGACACTTCCTCACCCCTGTGGAAAACTGTGCTGGCCTCTCAGAATGTGGCAGCTAACAAGG ACTTATGTCCCACCTCATGTTCAGGATTCATTTCTCATCAGTGGAGTTCAGAAAGCACCAGTCATCCATTCAAATTCCCTTCAGCCCATGCTGTTCCTCTGAAGGCCCCTGCAGCCATAAGCAATGACATGTCACAGATGCCATTTACTCCATGCAATCCACAAGTACCAGCCACACAAACTTCTAGCCAGGGGTTTGTGCCAATAGGGTTGTGCAATGACAGTGATGCTGAGAGCCTTCAGCAGTTTCCAATCAAAGAGCATGCTCCTAGTTTGCAGAAGTTTGTATCACACAATGCTGAAGCTCTCTCAGACAATCAGACAACCCCAGATACTAGTAGGTCAGGTTATGTCAACTTGCCAAGGCCAGCAGGAGGGGTGGGTATTCCCCCTCAGCAGTCTGGAATTCCCCAGTACACTCAGCAGAATGGCCTCTTTCAGCTGAGGTCCCAAGTACCTCAACAACCTCAAGATGGGCCTTATGCCTCAAAGGTTCAGGCATTTGACTCTTTTGATGCCCCAAAGGTACCTCAAGGGTGGAAGTTTTTTGAGCAGTATGCAAGTGGACAAATGTCATACCCCTCTCCAGTACCAGAAAACCAGCAAGAGTACCAATATGAAGGGAGTTATCTCCTCCCACAGACTGTTGTTCCAGAAAAAGACACTCCCCCGTTTACTATTCCGCAGCTTAATTTATCTGATGATCATCAGATGGAGAGAGGCCCAAATCTCCATGACACCCTGTCGACCATCACAGGCTCTGTGAACCAGTCGATGGATACCCCTCGGACACTATTCAGCTCTGGCTCACCAAAAAGCAGTCGGCAGGTTACACCCAAGAACTCTTCAGGTTCATCAAGCTCAAAGAGTGTTCATTTCCACATCCAAGACAACCCGGTGAAGGATTTATCTAAAAGCAGCAGTAAAACTAGTCACGAAACACAGACAGACGATGGATGCTTATATCAACAGGCAGATACTGGCCACCAGATTAATGAGTTGATGTCTACAGGGGTACCAGCAAACAGCCACTCTTCAGTGCACTCTTCTGTACAAACTGAAGGTCAAAAATCTGAAAAGTCAGCAATATCCCACG ATGATAGTTCCCAGCTGGTAACGTCTTCTGTGAAAAGTGATGTCCCAAATCCATGGAGTGGAGTGCAAGCCAAAGCAGGCATGAAAAAACTACGATACTGTCTGAGAGAGCTCAAGGAGTGTGGGAAGATCAACA AGGACAAAGAAATCAAACGGTTGGTGAAGGATGTGGAGGACACTTTAGAGACTATCCCTCAGTTAAAGAGTACATTTAGTCTGCAGGCAGAGATAGATCTAGCCATACAGCCTCTACGCAGTGAAAACGCTCAGCTCAGAAG ACGTCTACGTTTGATGAACAAACAAGCAAAAGGAACCCCAACTCAACCAACTGAAGCTAAAAAGGATCTTTCTAAACCAGATG ATTCTGTGTCACAAAAGAAAATCACAGCACTCCAGAGGGAACTTATAGCAGAAAAGGAATTTAAAGTGAAACTAGCAACTGAAATGAAAGACATGCACACTCAGTTGcagaaaatgaaagtagaaagGAGTAGACTTATAGCTTCAGTCAGTGAAAAG GAGACAGAGGAGTTAAAAATTAGACAAGAATGTATTCAGGATGCTCACCAATTCCGTAATGACTTGGACAGTTTGCAGAGGCAAATAAAGGGGGCACGCATACAATACGAGGCCTTGGAGAGGGAAAATCACATCTTACAAGTGACGCTACATCAAAGAGACGAGGAAATTAAACAACAGAAAGACGTTGTAga GTCTCTGAGGGAGGCTGTTGGACAGGTCCTTCAGGAGCTTGAGGCCAGCAGGACAGGGGGAGACACTTCATTCATATCCAACAACAGCTTCAGTCTGCAGCGTCTGCTTCATATACTGGGTGGAAAACAGATAACAGG gATGGAGCGCAGTGTTTTGTCTGATCCTGGAGTTCACTCCCTCTCCAATGTGTATAAACCCCAGACAAGGGCATCTGCCTTGACAGCAGAATCCCTGGCAACACACAACAGGTTACAACATCCAACTAAATCTGGCAGCAGAAAGTTTGGTGAGGACAGGGATCCAGTTGACAACCTGGATGAGGGGGCACCAGTTGACCACAAAAGCAGCATGTCTGACACTGAGGTGGAATACCAGACCTTTGATTCTCGTAAGAACACAAGGCAGAACTTACCATCACAGAGACACAGAAGTTTATCTGGAGatggaaaacattttgaaaacaatggACAGCAACTTATAAAACACACAACTCATTACGGAAGAGATGGTAGTTATTTGACTGGAATGCTAAAGAAACATGACAGAAGTGACAACGTATTCATGGCTAAGAACCAGAGACTTCGATTTGAAGAGGAGGATACATTTCCAAAAAGTGGATATGAAAACAGTAGTAGAAGATACGGTCACCATGAAGAGACAAGGTCAGATTTGGATACACAATCAAAATTCAGTGCAGCTGAATCAAGATACAGTGTTACCGATTACTTCAAAAAGTATAATTCCCCCAATCCAACTTTTAAAACCCATTCCAGAACTATGGATCCATCTCGAACCCAAGAAAGTTTTGAAGTAAGTGATGTATCTAAACCAAATGTAACTCCAAGAAGTAAACCTCATCGGCGATCTTTGAGTCAGCCAGAAACATCAGTGTTTTCAAATAGTGAACTCCCTCATTTCTCCTCACCTCAAAAACCGTCCTCACACCAATCTTCCTTGACCCAACATTCAATTACCCAGAAATCTCTGCTCTCTCCTCAGGACCGGCTATACAGGGGAACAGCTTTAGATAACTCCATTAGTGCTATTGATGACGATAATATTTCAAGTGTATCAGGAAGGTCTCCTTCATCTTCTTCTGTTGATGAGAAGACGTTTAAAAAGGGGATTGCTACTCTGGACGCAAATATCTTGAAGCTGCAACTTGCCTTGCAGAAAACCAAAAGCATGTTGTCTTAA
- the LOC128156069 gene encoding uncharacterized protein LOC128156069 isoform X1 — translation MSNLDRTMEKKQRGTVKKSAAGHGKVVDKGKVGKAKTIAVKPKIKALPGKRPTTKAPKKTKPAPHVEPGYSLYSSLSEDSTQETCVRLLNQLTEKRKTEAVDHHTQFNTRLSSSTPDPDRLFVDIDQQMIPERDTSSPLWKTVLASQNVAANKDLCPTSCSGFISHQWSSESTSHPFKFPSAHAVPLKAPAAISNDMSQMPFTPCNPQVPATQTSSQGFVPIGLCNDSDAESLQQFPIKEHAPSLQKFVSHNAEALSDNQTTPDTSRSGYVNLPRPAGGVGIPPQQSGIPQYTQQNGLFQLRSQVPQQPQDGPYASKVQAFDSFDAPKVPQGWKFFEQYASGQMSYPSPVPENQQEYQYEGSYLLPQTVVPEKDTPPFTIPQLNLSDDHQMERGPNLHDTLSTITGSVNQSMDTPRTLFSSGSPKSSRQVTPKNSSGSSSSKSVHFHIQDNPVKDLSKSSSKTSHETQTDDGCLYQQADTGHQINELMSTGVPANSHSSVHSSVQTEGQKSEKSAISHDDSSQLVTSSVKSDVPNPWSGVQAKAGMKKLRYCLRELKECGKINKDKEIKRLVKDVEDTLETIPQLKSTFSLQAEIDLAIQPLRSENAQLRRRLRLMNKQAKGTPTQPTEAKKDLSKPDDSVSQKKITALQRELIAEKEFKVKLATEMKDMHTQLQKMKVERSRLIASVSEKETEELKIRQECIQDAHQFRNDLDSLQRQIKGARIQYEALERENHILQVTLHQRDEEIKQQKDVVESLREAVGQVLQELEASRTGGDTSFISNNSFSLQRLLHILGGKQITGMERSVLSDPGVHSLSNVYKPQTRASALTAESLATHNRLQHPTKSGSRKFGEDRDPVDNLDEGAPVDHKSSMSDTEVEYQTFDSRKNTRQNLPSQRHRSLSGDGKHFENNGQQLIKHTTHYGRDGSYLTGMLKKHDRSDNVFMAKNQRLRFEEEDTFPKSGYENSSRRYGHHEETRSDLDTQSKFSAAESRYSVTDYFKKYNSPNPTFKTHSRTMDPSRTQESFEVSDVSKPNVTPRSKPHRRSLSQPETSVFSNSELPHFSSPQKPSSHQSSLTQHSITQKSLLSPQDRLYRGTALDNSISAIDDDNISSVSGRSPSSSSVDEKTFKKGIATLDANILKLQLALQKTKSMLS, via the exons ATGTCAAACTTAGACAG AACTATGGAAAAGAAACAGAGAGGAACTGTCAAAAAATCAGCAGCAGGTCATGGTAAAGTTGTGGATAAGGGAAAG GTTGGAAAGGCCAAAACAATTGCTGTTAAACCAAAAATCAAAGCACTGCCAGGaaaaag ACCCACCACCAAGGCACCAAAGAAGACTAAGCCTGCTCCACATGTTGAGCCAGGTTATAGTCTGTACTCCAGCTTATCTGAGGATTCAACTCAAGAAACCTGTGTCAGGCTGCTGAACCAGCTCACGGAGAAAAGGAAAACAG AGGCTGTAGATCATCATACACAGTTTAACACAAGATTATCGTCCTCTACGCCTGACCCTGACCGATTGTTTGTTGACATTGACCAGCAGATGATTCCAGAGAGGGACACTTCCTCACCCCTGTGGAAAACTGTGCTGGCCTCTCAGAATGTGGCAGCTAACAAGG ACTTATGTCCCACCTCATGTTCAGGATTCATTTCTCATCAGTGGAGTTCAGAAAGCACCAGTCATCCATTCAAATTCCCTTCAGCCCATGCTGTTCCTCTGAAGGCCCCTGCAGCCATAAGCAATGACATGTCACAGATGCCATTTACTCCATGCAATCCACAAGTACCAGCCACACAAACTTCTAGCCAGGGGTTTGTGCCAATAGGGTTGTGCAATGACAGTGATGCTGAGAGCCTTCAGCAGTTTCCAATCAAAGAGCATGCTCCTAGTTTGCAGAAGTTTGTATCACACAATGCTGAAGCTCTCTCAGACAATCAGACAACCCCAGATACTAGTAGGTCAGGTTATGTCAACTTGCCAAGGCCAGCAGGAGGGGTGGGTATTCCCCCTCAGCAGTCTGGAATTCCCCAGTACACTCAGCAGAATGGCCTCTTTCAGCTGAGGTCCCAAGTACCTCAACAACCTCAAGATGGGCCTTATGCCTCAAAGGTTCAGGCATTTGACTCTTTTGATGCCCCAAAGGTACCTCAAGGGTGGAAGTTTTTTGAGCAGTATGCAAGTGGACAAATGTCATACCCCTCTCCAGTACCAGAAAACCAGCAAGAGTACCAATATGAAGGGAGTTATCTCCTCCCACAGACTGTTGTTCCAGAAAAAGACACTCCCCCGTTTACTATTCCGCAGCTTAATTTATCTGATGATCATCAGATGGAGAGAGGCCCAAATCTCCATGACACCCTGTCGACCATCACAGGCTCTGTGAACCAGTCGATGGATACCCCTCGGACACTATTCAGCTCTGGCTCACCAAAAAGCAGTCGGCAGGTTACACCCAAGAACTCTTCAGGTTCATCAAGCTCAAAGAGTGTTCATTTCCACATCCAAGACAACCCGGTGAAGGATTTATCTAAAAGCAGCAGTAAAACTAGTCACGAAACACAGACAGACGATGGATGCTTATATCAACAGGCAGATACTGGCCACCAGATTAATGAGTTGATGTCTACAGGGGTACCAGCAAACAGCCACTCTTCAGTGCACTCTTCTGTACAAACTGAAGGTCAAAAATCTGAAAAGTCAGCAATATCCCACG ATGATAGTTCCCAGCTGGTAACGTCTTCTGTGAAAAGTGATGTCCCAAATCCATGGAGTGGAGTGCAAGCCAAAGCAGGCATGAAAAAACTACGATACTGTCTGAGAGAGCTCAAGGAGTGTGGGAAGATCAACA AGGACAAAGAAATCAAACGGTTGGTGAAGGATGTGGAGGACACTTTAGAGACTATCCCTCAGTTAAAGAGTACATTTAGTCTGCAGGCAGAGATAGATCTAGCCATACAGCCTCTACGCAGTGAAAACGCTCAGCTCAGAAG ACGTCTACGTTTGATGAACAAACAAGCAAAAGGAACCCCAACTCAACCAACTGAAGCTAAAAAGGATCTTTCTAAACCAGATG ATTCTGTGTCACAAAAGAAAATCACAGCACTCCAGAGGGAACTTATAGCAGAAAAGGAATTTAAAGTGAAACTAGCAACTGAAATGAAAGACATGCACACTCAGTTGcagaaaatgaaagtagaaagGAGTAGACTTATAGCTTCAGTCAGTGAAAAG GAGACAGAGGAGTTAAAAATTAGACAAGAATGTATTCAGGATGCTCACCAATTCCGTAATGACTTGGACAGTTTGCAGAGGCAAATAAAGGGGGCACGCATACAATACGAGGCCTTGGAGAGGGAAAATCACATCTTACAAGTGACGCTACATCAAAGAGACGAGGAAATTAAACAACAGAAAGACGTTGTAga GTCTCTGAGGGAGGCTGTTGGACAGGTCCTTCAGGAGCTTGAGGCCAGCAGGACAGGGGGAGACACTTCATTCATATCCAACAACAGCTTCAGTCTGCAGCGTCTGCTTCATATACTGGGTGGAAAACAGATAACAGG gATGGAGCGCAGTGTTTTGTCTGATCCTGGAGTTCACTCCCTCTCCAATGTGTATAAACCCCAGACAAGGGCATCTGCCTTGACAGCAGAATCCCTGGCAACACACAACAGGTTACAACATCCAACTAAATCTGGCAGCAGAAAGTTTGGTGAGGACAGGGATCCAGTTGACAACCTGGATGAGGGGGCACCAGTTGACCACAAAAGCAGCATGTCTGACACTGAGGTGGAATACCAGACCTTTGATTCTCGTAAGAACACAAGGCAGAACTTACCATCACAGAGACACAGAAGTTTATCTGGAGatggaaaacattttgaaaacaatggACAGCAACTTATAAAACACACAACTCATTACGGAAGAGATGGTAGTTATTTGACTGGAATGCTAAAGAAACATGACAGAAGTGACAACGTATTCATGGCTAAGAACCAGAGACTTCGATTTGAAGAGGAGGATACATTTCCAAAAAGTGGATATGAAAACAGTAGTAGAAGATACGGTCACCATGAAGAGACAAGGTCAGATTTGGATACACAATCAAAATTCAGTGCAGCTGAATCAAGATACAGTGTTACCGATTACTTCAAAAAGTATAATTCCCCCAATCCAACTTTTAAAACCCATTCCAGAACTATGGATCCATCTCGAACCCAAGAAAGTTTTGAAGTAAGTGATGTATCTAAACCAAATGTAACTCCAAGAAGTAAACCTCATCGGCGATCTTTGAGTCAGCCAGAAACATCAGTGTTTTCAAATAGTGAACTCCCTCATTTCTCCTCACCTCAAAAACCGTCCTCACACCAATCTTCCTTGACCCAACATTCAATTACCCAGAAATCTCTGCTCTCTCCTCAGGACCGGCTATACAGGGGAACAGCTTTAGATAACTCCATTAGTGCTATTGATGACGATAATATTTCAAGTGTATCAGGAAGGTCTCCTTCATCTTCTTCTGTTGATGAGAAGACGTTTAAAAAGGGGATTGCTACTCTGGACGCAAATATCTTGAAGCTGCAACTTGCCTTGCAGAAAACCAAAAGCATGTTGTCTTAA
- the LOC128193200 gene encoding sodium- and chloride-dependent glycine transporter 1-like, with amino-acid sequence MGEEAKRAGWSNQVEFILTLIGYAVGLGNVWRFPYLAYKNGGGAFLIPYFVSLALIGVPLFFLELSFGQFASLGPIKIWIVNPAFKGLGFAMTIVSALIALYYNVVIAWCLYYLFASMTSYLPWQDCDNEWNTCSCADATTNFSSPDPWNGRRPDCLADLASIKNGSKNTPSSEYFTRKVLGVTDSWTDPGGLKWDVTLCNLLAWIIVFLVLSKGIKSLGKVVYFTATFPYVLLTVLLVRGLTLEGSHEGVMYYLTPNWERLSDASVWSDAAVQIFYSLSACSGGLIAMASYNKFNNNVLRDSLVVPLINCLTSFYAGFVIFSVLGFMANYKHDTMEHVAKGGPGLTFIVYPEALAQMPVAPLWAILFFFMMATLGFSSQFSITETVITGVMDEFPGFFSSRVKRILFRAGVCAVAFILGLPMTCRGGEYTLNLMDTFVGGFPLLFVGLFEIIAIIYVYGFFRFKRDIELMLGSNIVISAFFLYFGATWLLISPVALLAVIIFKAIQTKPATDGSYVYPEGGQALGWLIVLAPLIWIPVIFFFEAFRNGLGKLLKKINSPEENWGPALSENKTGRYSDEYKERMKQRTGSNGYTISNPEEQSSSEKYARLQATFVTSNQANIPNGKEEHMVDMENGTKQNGTEQVKDGTGETGTSGQFQNPAFVKDDDK; translated from the exons ATGGGCGAAGAG GCTAAAAGAGCCGGTTGGTCTAATCAGGTGGAGTTTATTCTGACCTTAATAGGGTATGCAGTAGGACTGGGGAACGTGTGGAGATTCCCTTACCTTGCTTACAAAAACGGAGGAG GCGCTTTTCTGATACCATACTTTGTCTCCTTGGCCCTTATTGGTGTTCCTTTGTTTTTCCTTGAACTATCATTTGGCCAGTTTGCCAGTCTAGGTCCCATAAAGATATGGATTGTAAATCCTGCATTCAAAG GTTTGGGGTTTGCCATGACCATCGTCTCTGCCTTGATCGCATTGTATTACAACGTTGTGATCGCCTGGTGCTTGTATTACCTATTTGCGTCCATGACGTCATATCTACCCTGGCAGGACTGTGACAACGAGTGGAACACGTGTTCCTGTGCTGACGCAACGACGAACTTCTCGAGCCCGGATCCTTGGAATGGACGACGACCAGATTGct TGGCCGATCTAGCTTCCATCAAAAATGGAAGTAAAAACACTCCAAGTtcagaatattttac ACGTAAAGTGCTGGGTGTGACTGACTCGTGGACTGACCCCGGGGGCCTCAAGTGGGACGTGACCCTCTGCAACCTTCTAGCCTGGATCATCGTGTTTCTGGTTCTGTCTAAAGGAATCAAATCCCTTGGAAAG GTTGTATATTTCACTGCCACATTCCCATACGTTCTGCTGACTGTCCTGTTGGTCCGTGGGTTGACACTTGAAGGGTCTCATGAGGGGGTCATGTACTACCTCACACCCAACTGGGAACGACTGTCGGATGCCAGT GTGTGGTCGGATGCCGCGGTACAAATTTTCTACTCCCTCAGCGCCTGTTCTGGGGGTCTGATTGCAATGGCAAGCTACAATAAGTTCAACAACAACGTTTTAAG AGATTCCCTAGTTGTTCCTTTGATAAACTGTTTGACGAGTTTCTATGCCGGGTTCGTGATCTTCTCAGTACTTGGATTTATGGCGAACTACAAACATGACACGATGGAACATGTCGCAAAAGGAG GTCCGGGCCTCACTTTCATCGTTTACCCAGAAGCCCTTGCACAGATGCCTGTTGCTCCATTGTGGGCTATTCTGTTCTTCTTCATGATGGCCACCCTTGGTTTTAGCTCACAG TTTTCAATAACGGAGACCGTGATTACTGGAGTAATGGACGAGTTTCCCGGATTCTTCTCCAGTCGGGTCAAGCGAATCCTCTTCCGTGCTGGAGTTTGCGCAGTAGCGTTTATTCTTGGACTTCCGATGACTTGTCGA GGAGGCGAGTACACCCTGAACCTAATGGACACGTTTGTCGGGGGATTCCCGCTATTATTCGTCGGACTCTTTGAAATCATCGCCATCATCTACGTTTATG GATTTTTCCGCTTCAAGAGAGACATTGAGTTGATGCTTGGATCTAACATTGTAATCTCCGCCTTCTTCCTTTACTTTGGAGCGACCTGGCTGTTAATTTCTCCAGTAGCGCTACTG GCTGTGATAATATTCAAAGCCATTCAGACCAAACCGGCGACGGACGGAAGTTACGTATATCCGGAGGGAGGACAGGCTCTTGGTTGGCTGATCGTTTTAGCGCCCCTAATCTGGATCCCCGTCATATTCTTCTTTGAGGCCTTTAGAAATGGACTTGGAAAG tTATTGAAAAAGATAAACTCTCCTGAGGAAAATTGGGGACCAGCATTATCAGAAAACAAAACGGGGCGATATAGCGATGAATACAAAGAGAGAATGAAGCAGAGAACCGGAAGTAATGGTTACACCATCTCAAATCCGGAAGAACAGTCTTCCAGTGAAAAATACGCCAGACTTCAGGCTACATTTGTGACTTCAAATCAAGCAAATATTCCCAACGGAAAAGAGGAACATATGGTGGACATGGAAAatggaacaaaacaaaatggaacTGAACAGGTCAAGGACGGTACCGGGGAGACCGGAACAAGTGGACAGTTCCAGAACCCAGCCTTTGTAAAAGACGACGACaaataa